A window of the Myxocyprinus asiaticus isolate MX2 ecotype Aquarium Trade chromosome 11, UBuf_Myxa_2, whole genome shotgun sequence genome harbors these coding sequences:
- the rab9a gene encoding ras-related protein Rab-9A: MSSKSSLFKVILLGDGGVGKSSLMNRYVTNKFDSHLFHTIGVEFLNKDLEVDGRTVTLQIWDTAGQERFRSLRTPFYRGSDCCLLTFSVDDSQSFHNLANWKKEFVYYADVKEPDTFPFVVLGNKVDVPERQVTSEEAQEWCRENGDFPYFETSAKDAINVAVAFEEAVRRVLATEERHEHLIPTDTVNLHRKPRSGSPCC, encoded by the coding sequence ATGTCGTCCAAATCATCCCTATTTAAAGTCATTCTTCTGGGTGACGGTGGGGTTGGCAAGAGCTCCCTCATGAACCGCTACGTCACCAACAAGTTTGACTCCCATCTTTTCCACACCATAGGTGTAGAATTCCTCAACAAAGACCTGGAGGTTGACGGCCGTACAGTCACCTTGCAAATCTGGGATACGGCCGGCCAGGAGAGATTCCGGAGTCTGCGAACACCCTTTTACCGCGGTTCTGACTGCTGCCTGCTGACCTTCAGCGTGGACGACAGTCAGAGCTTCCACAACCTCGCCAACTGGAAAAAAGAGTTCGTCTACTATGCCGACGTCAAGGAACCTGACACGTTTCCTTTTGTGGTTCTGGGCAACAAGGTCGACGTGCCGGAGAGGCAAGTGACGAGTGAAGAAGCTCAGGAATGGTGCAGGGAGAACGGTGACTTCCCGTATTTCGAGACCAGTGCCAAAGATGCGATTAATGTTGCGGTAGCATTCGAGGAAGCTGTGAGGAGAGTTCTAGCCACGGAGGAGCGGCACGAGCATTTGATTCCGACAGACACGGTCAATCTGCATCGGAAGCCACGAAGCGGCAGCCCCTGCTGTTAA